One Halolamina litorea genomic window carries:
- the srp19 gene encoding signal recognition particle subunit SRP19, giving the protein MIENIVYPAYLDAAYSRSEGRRVPESAAVDEPTVDEIAKAVQQVGYDAVVERDKTYSREYEQRGRVVVQGADDASKNDLVQAIAAYVGILRD; this is encoded by the coding sequence ATGATCGAGAACATCGTCTACCCCGCCTACCTCGATGCGGCCTACAGCCGCTCGGAGGGCCGCCGGGTGCCGGAGTCGGCGGCCGTCGACGAGCCGACGGTCGACGAGATCGCCAAGGCCGTCCAGCAGGTCGGCTACGACGCCGTCGTCGAGCGGGACAAGACCTACTCCCGCGAGTACGAACAGCGCGGCCGCGTCGTCGTCCAGGGCGCCGACGACGCCTCCAAGAACGACCTCGTGCAGGCCATCGCGGCCTACGTCGGCATCCTCCGGGACTGA
- a CDS encoding H/ACA ribonucleoprotein complex subunit GAR1, translating into MERVGTVSRTAQGLAIARCPGADHPPIGRAVVDENLDTVGRIVDVFGPVEQPYVAVTPNDRSKLTALVGGKLYAR; encoded by the coding sequence ATGGAGCGAGTCGGCACGGTCTCCCGGACCGCACAGGGACTCGCCATCGCCCGCTGTCCGGGCGCTGACCACCCGCCGATCGGGCGGGCCGTCGTCGACGAGAACCTCGATACCGTCGGGCGGATCGTCGACGTGTTCGGCCCGGTCGAGCAGCCCTACGTCGCGGTCACACCAAACGACCGCTCGAAGCTCACGGCGCTCGTCGGCGGCAAACTCTACGCACGGTAG
- a CDS encoding presenilin family intramembrane aspartyl protease PSH produces the protein MTSRAFRGTAFAALVFLLVQLGALALVPSFEASGYQQFENPQDPTNSLIYIALILVMTALMLAAFKYDYDWVVRAFVVFTSGLLSWYVLGTFLPDLASIPAAALVSVALWVYPEWYVIDAAGVMMGAGAAGLFGISFGLLPAILLLTVLAVYDAISVYGTEHMLDLADGVLDLRIPVVLVIPLTLGFSVLPEDDEGADAAADGGDTDAAGAEHTDDETGPSSPSDEAAIEGESDAVTDRDAFFIGLGDAVMPTVLVASAAQFLDAGAIGFGPIPALNVPALTAMVGTFVGLFILLRMVFAGRAHAGLPLLNGGAILGYLAGALAVGVPLTTALGL, from the coding sequence ATGACTTCCCGCGCGTTCCGAGGGACGGCCTTCGCCGCCCTCGTCTTCCTCCTCGTCCAGTTGGGGGCGCTGGCGCTGGTTCCCTCCTTCGAGGCCAGCGGCTACCAGCAGTTCGAGAACCCACAGGATCCGACGAACAGCCTGATCTACATCGCGCTGATCCTCGTGATGACGGCGCTGATGCTCGCGGCGTTCAAGTACGACTACGACTGGGTCGTCCGCGCGTTCGTCGTCTTCACCAGCGGCCTGCTCTCGTGGTACGTCCTCGGGACGTTCCTCCCCGACCTCGCCTCGATCCCGGCCGCCGCGCTGGTCTCGGTCGCGCTCTGGGTCTACCCCGAGTGGTACGTCATCGACGCCGCCGGGGTGATGATGGGCGCCGGCGCCGCGGGGCTGTTCGGCATCAGCTTCGGCCTGCTGCCGGCGATCCTGCTGCTCACGGTGCTGGCGGTGTACGACGCCATCTCGGTCTACGGCACCGAGCACATGCTCGACCTGGCCGACGGCGTGCTCGACCTCCGGATCCCGGTCGTGCTCGTGATCCCGCTCACGCTCGGCTTCTCGGTGCTCCCGGAAGACGACGAGGGCGCCGATGCGGCCGCGGACGGCGGCGACACCGACGCTGCCGGTGCTGAACACACCGACGACGAGACTGGTCCGTCGTCGCCGTCCGACGAGGCGGCCATCGAGGGCGAGAGCGATGCCGTCACCGACCGAGACGCCTTCTTCATCGGCCTCGGCGACGCGGTGATGCCGACGGTGCTCGTTGCCAGCGCCGCGCAGTTCCTCGACGCCGGCGCCATCGGCTTCGGACCGATCCCGGCGCTGAACGTCCCCGCGCTGACGGCGATGGTCGGCACGTTCGTGGGGCTGTTCATCCTGCTCCGGATGGTGTTCGCCGGCCGGGCCCACGCGGGGCTGCCGCTGCTCAACGGTGGCGCGATACTGGGCTACCTCGCCGGCGCGCTCGCGGTCGGGGTCCCGCTGACGACGGCGCTCGGACTGTAG
- a CDS encoding PUA domain-containing protein, which translates to MAKTSRADLRTTADYQFGRGAGDALFPAEAHLEIDYSTGGRPSQIHAPDGRLASMGTDGRFTLGFAGGRRLHDHLDGLAYRVVVGDESEPFVRDGENTFAKFVDECGDDIRPGDEVLVVHEDGELLAVGRAELSAEGMQDFNSGMAVSVREGVEEYVDEEYVGEE; encoded by the coding sequence ATGGCCAAGACCTCGCGTGCGGACCTGCGGACCACCGCGGACTACCAGTTCGGCCGCGGCGCCGGCGACGCGCTGTTCCCCGCGGAGGCCCACCTCGAGATCGACTACTCGACCGGCGGCCGTCCCAGCCAGATCCACGCCCCCGACGGCCGGCTGGCATCGATGGGGACCGACGGGCGCTTCACGCTCGGCTTCGCCGGCGGGCGGCGACTCCACGACCACCTCGACGGCCTCGCCTACCGCGTCGTCGTCGGCGACGAGTCCGAGCCGTTCGTCCGCGACGGCGAGAACACGTTCGCGAAGTTCGTCGACGAGTGCGGCGACGACATCCGCCCTGGTGACGAGGTGCTCGTCGTCCACGAGGACGGCGAACTGCTGGCTGTCGGTCGTGCAGAACTCTCCGCCGAAGGGATGCAGGACTTCAACAGCGGGATGGCCGTCAGCGTTCGGGAGGGCGTCGAGGAGTACGTCGACGAGGAGTACGTCGGCGAGGAGTAG
- a CDS encoding NYN domain-containing protein — translation MTEIHEGQRVAVLADAQNLYHTAQSLYSRNIDYAGLLEKAVMDRELVRALAYVIRAESPNEESFFEALEEIGYETKIKEIKTFGDGSQKADWDVGIVLDAVTLASKVDTLVLVSGDGDFARLCSHLRHEGVRIEVFAFENSTADELVEAADAFHDMAAREEEFLL, via the coding sequence ATGACGGAGATCCACGAGGGCCAGCGCGTGGCGGTCCTCGCCGACGCGCAGAACCTCTACCACACCGCTCAGAGTCTCTACTCTCGGAACATCGACTACGCGGGGCTGCTCGAGAAGGCCGTGATGGACCGCGAACTGGTGCGGGCGCTGGCCTACGTGATCCGCGCGGAGTCACCCAACGAGGAGTCCTTCTTCGAGGCGCTTGAGGAGATCGGCTACGAAACCAAGATCAAGGAGATCAAGACGTTCGGCGACGGCTCCCAGAAGGCCGACTGGGACGTGGGAATCGTCCTCGACGCCGTGACGCTGGCCTCGAAAGTGGACACGCTCGTGCTGGTCAGCGGCGACGGCGACTTCGCACGGCTCTGTTCGCACCTGCGCCACGAGGGCGTCCGGATCGAGGTGTTCGCCTTCGAGAACTCGACCGCCGACGAACTGGTCGAGGCCGCCGACGCCTTCCACGACATGGCCGCGCGCGAGGAGGAGTTCCTGCTGTAA
- a CDS encoding DUF4352 domain-containing protein: MDRRRYLALTGLGITGLAGCSGGEDPELVSETDGTSDSPTGSATSEPDTDPTTGTDTSTDEPTEEPTEEPTDTPAAERVTAAVGELVEGESMSLVVESFERGVSLGEFTEPDSGNEFVEVQMALKNTSSEYTEVSNLLQTRLRDDEDYQYDQTFGMGETPALDGGQFAPGEVGRGAVPFEIPTDASGLELVFDFDVSLFGGIDRATIDLETEADQVHQLEQTLQVEVYSPGDTVEYGDVQTAVNEFRTESSLGEFAQPDEGNEFVVVDISITNNTGEEQRFSTILQMMVKDGDGYTYQEDLTATSQLDRGFDEGTPLSDGETRRGELAYEVQTGRSPLYWAFEFSVFASGNKTFWQLR, translated from the coding sequence ATGGACCGACGACGATATCTCGCCCTCACCGGACTCGGTATCACGGGCCTCGCCGGATGCAGCGGTGGCGAAGACCCCGAACTCGTCAGTGAGACGGACGGTACGTCAGACTCGCCTACCGGGAGCGCGACTTCGGAGCCAGATACGGACCCGACGACGGGAACCGACACGTCAACCGACGAACCGACGGAAGAGCCGACCGAGGAGCCGACGGACACGCCCGCCGCCGAACGCGTCACCGCGGCCGTCGGCGAACTCGTCGAGGGTGAGTCGATGAGCCTCGTCGTCGAGTCCTTCGAGCGCGGCGTGAGCCTCGGTGAGTTCACCGAACCGGACAGCGGGAACGAGTTCGTGGAGGTCCAGATGGCCTTGAAGAACACGAGTAGCGAGTACACGGAGGTCAGTAATCTGCTACAGACCCGGCTCCGGGACGACGAGGACTACCAGTACGACCAGACGTTCGGGATGGGGGAGACACCGGCCTTGGACGGGGGACAGTTCGCTCCCGGGGAGGTGGGCCGTGGCGCCGTCCCCTTCGAAATCCCCACCGACGCGTCGGGGCTGGAACTCGTCTTCGACTTCGACGTCTCGCTCTTCGGCGGCATCGACCGGGCCACCATCGACCTCGAGACGGAAGCGGATCAGGTCCACCAGTTGGAGCAGACCCTGCAGGTCGAAGTCTACTCGCCCGGCGATACCGTGGAGTACGGCGACGTGCAAACGGCCGTCAACGAGTTCCGGACGGAGTCGTCGTTGGGTGAGTTCGCCCAGCCCGATGAGGGGAACGAGTTCGTCGTCGTCGACATCTCGATCACGAACAACACCGGCGAGGAACAGCGCTTCTCGACGATCCTCCAGATGATGGTGAAAGACGGCGACGGGTACACCTATCAGGAGGACCTCACCGCGACGAGCCAGCTCGACCGCGGCTTCGACGAGGGAACGCCGCTCTCCGACGGTGAAACCCGACGCGGGGAACTGGCCTACGAGGTCCAAACGGGGCGTTCCCCGCTCTACTGGGCCTTCGAGTTCAGCGTGTTCGCAAGCGGCAACAAGACGTTCTGGCAGTTGCGCTAA
- the dapA gene encoding 4-hydroxy-tetrahydrodipicolinate synthase yields MTEPFSGVFPAMTTPFGEDRRIDHDRLAADARRLEAAGVDGLVPVGSTGESATLTHDEHAEVVETVVDAVEDVPVIAGAGSNSTREAVSLAEDAEEAGADAILLISPYYNKPEAAGYLDHYRTIADSVDLPGIVYNVPSRTGRNVPIDVVAELAEHPNIQGYKAASGDLGRVSEVIERTREEAFSVLSGDDGLTLPICSLGGTGTISVVANVEPERTGAMVGAATADDIGRARDLHYELAPLIRELFAETNPIPVKEAMAIREGHPPHVRSPLTRLSEDLRADLTDALADLEDDAPEVPA; encoded by the coding sequence ATGACCGAACCCTTCAGCGGGGTTTTCCCCGCTATGACCACTCCCTTCGGGGAGGACCGACGCATCGACCACGACCGACTCGCCGCCGACGCCCGGCGCCTCGAAGCCGCCGGCGTCGACGGTCTCGTCCCCGTGGGCTCCACTGGCGAGTCCGCGACCCTGACCCACGACGAACACGCCGAAGTCGTCGAAACCGTCGTCGACGCCGTCGAGGACGTGCCCGTCATCGCCGGCGCAGGGTCGAACTCCACCCGCGAGGCCGTTTCCCTCGCCGAGGACGCCGAAGAAGCCGGCGCCGACGCGATCCTGCTGATCTCGCCGTACTACAACAAGCCCGAAGCGGCGGGCTACCTCGACCACTACCGGACCATCGCCGACAGCGTCGACCTGCCCGGGATCGTCTACAACGTGCCCTCGCGCACGGGCCGGAACGTCCCCATCGACGTGGTCGCCGAACTCGCCGAACACCCGAATATTCAGGGCTACAAGGCCGCCAGCGGCGACCTCGGGCGCGTCTCGGAGGTCATCGAGCGCACGCGCGAGGAGGCGTTCTCCGTGCTCTCCGGCGACGACGGCCTTACCCTCCCGATCTGCTCGCTGGGCGGCACCGGCACGATCAGCGTCGTCGCCAACGTCGAACCCGAGCGCACCGGCGCGATGGTCGGCGCCGCGACGGCCGACGACATCGGCCGCGCCCGTGACCTCCACTACGAACTGGCGCCGCTGATCCGTGAACTGTTCGCCGAGACCAACCCGATCCCGGTGAAGGAGGCCATGGCGATCCGCGAGGGGCACCCGCCTCACGTTCGTTCGCCGCTCACCCGGCTGTCGGAGGACCTCCGTGCCGACCTCACCGACGCGCTCGCCGACCTCGAAGACGACGCGCCGGAGGTGCCAGCCTGA
- the dapB gene encoding 4-hydroxy-tetrahydrodipicolinate reductase, which yields MAATDGDGDADGPVRLVVTGATGRMGEELSDAAGDREDVLVVAAVSRTPGSVAAEAAVGTHLDAALADEDHVDAVVDFTAPEATAEYAGIAAEHGIAFVTGTTGLEGHDADPLGALDAAAESVPVLHASNFSRGIAALRRAIREAATSLPGYDVEVTETHHNGKRDAPSGTALTLVEDIEAERPDLTERQHGREGEAPRDDTEIGVHARRAGDVTGEHEVLFAGNRETLSLSHSAGDRGVFAEGALDAAAALAGRDAGRYTFTDLL from the coding sequence ATGGCGGCGACGGACGGCGACGGTGACGCCGATGGCCCCGTCCGTCTCGTCGTCACCGGCGCGACCGGCCGGATGGGCGAAGAACTCAGCGACGCCGCCGGCGACCGCGAGGACGTGCTAGTCGTCGCCGCCGTCTCCCGAACCCCCGGCTCCGTGGCCGCCGAAGCGGCCGTCGGCACCCACCTCGACGCGGCGCTCGCGGACGAGGACCACGTCGACGCCGTCGTCGACTTCACTGCGCCCGAGGCGACCGCCGAGTACGCCGGCATCGCCGCCGAGCACGGCATCGCGTTCGTCACCGGGACGACCGGACTGGAGGGCCACGACGCCGACCCGCTGGGTGCGCTCGACGCCGCCGCCGAATCGGTGCCGGTGCTCCACGCGAGCAACTTCTCGCGGGGCATCGCCGCGCTCCGGAGGGCGATCCGCGAGGCCGCCACGTCGCTTCCGGGCTACGACGTGGAGGTCACCGAGACCCACCACAACGGCAAGCGCGACGCCCCCAGCGGCACCGCGCTCACGCTGGTCGAGGACATCGAGGCCGAGCGACCGGACCTGACCGAACGCCAGCACGGCCGCGAGGGCGAGGCGCCACGCGACGACACCGAGATCGGCGTCCACGCCCGCCGCGCCGGCGACGTGACCGGCGAGCACGAAGTGCTGTTCGCCGGCAACCGCGAGACGCTCTCGCTCTCGCACTCGGCGGGTGACCGCGGCGTGTTCGCGGAGGGCGCGCTGGACGCCGCCGCCGCGCTCGCCGGCCGCGACGCCGGCCGCTACACGTTCACCGACCTGCTCTGA
- a CDS encoding 2,3,4,5-tetrahydropyridine-2,6-dicarboxylate N-succinyltransferase, whose amino-acid sequence MTLETEITDLWTRYQNDLTAADAGADELDTLDAFLAALEAGEYRAAEQVGPAEWEAVEWVKQGVLLNFGLRETQPRSYGGVDYYDVLPLRETDDLADRGARNTPDGTVLRPGSYLGEDVIMMSPSFVNIGAYVDDSALVDSNDVVGSCAQIGADVKLGANTLIGGVLEPVEDAPVVVEDGVSLGAGCRVTSGFVVGENSVVGENTLLTPRIPVYDLVEEEVVYGHLPPERRAFQRYVESSVSEEELIPGKAYKPAVVATSLEQETLEATQREGALRE is encoded by the coding sequence ATGACCCTCGAAACCGAGATTACCGACCTGTGGACCCGCTACCAGAACGACCTCACCGCCGCCGACGCCGGCGCCGACGAACTCGACACGCTCGATGCCTTCCTCGCCGCGCTCGAAGCGGGCGAGTACCGCGCTGCCGAGCAGGTCGGCCCCGCGGAGTGGGAGGCCGTCGAGTGGGTCAAGCAGGGTGTCCTGCTCAACTTCGGCCTGCGCGAGACCCAGCCCCGGAGCTACGGCGGCGTCGACTACTATGACGTGCTCCCGCTGCGTGAGACCGACGACCTCGCCGACCGCGGCGCGCGCAACACGCCCGACGGCACCGTCCTCCGCCCCGGCTCCTACCTCGGCGAGGACGTGATCATGATGTCGCCCAGCTTCGTCAACATCGGCGCCTACGTCGACGACTCGGCGCTCGTGGACTCCAACGACGTGGTCGGCTCCTGTGCCCAGATCGGCGCCGACGTGAAGCTCGGTGCGAACACGCTGATCGGCGGCGTGCTCGAACCGGTCGAGGACGCCCCGGTCGTCGTCGAGGACGGCGTCTCGCTGGGGGCGGGCTGCCGGGTCACCTCGGGCTTCGTCGTCGGCGAGAACTCCGTCGTCGGCGAGAACACGCTCCTCACGCCGCGCATTCCGGTCTACGACCTCGTTGAGGAGGAGGTCGTCTACGGCCACCTCCCGCCCGAGCGGCGTGCGTTCCAGCGCTACGTCGAGTCCTCGGTCTCCGAGGAGGAGCTGATCCCGGGCAAGGCGTACAAGCCCGCCGTCGTCGCCACGAGCCTCGAACAGGAGACGCTGGAAGCGACCCAGCGCGAGGGCGCGCTCCGGGAATGA
- the lysA gene encoding diaminopimelate decarboxylase: MSDDGSPAVRRLGNWDAEGLRALAEEHGTPLYVFDPARVRENCRRLRGAFPDAEVQYAAKAHTARRTLETVHDEGLAVECASAGEVRRALRAGVPGEDVTYTAVNPPAADLEYVVGAWRDHPDLTITAGAADTVDRLEERGFDGRLRLRVNPGVGAGHHEKVVTGGHPKFGVGLDRAPALAARIDESFAFAGIHAHAGSGISGDDLADHRELVRRMGELARDLEADGVPVETVDVGGGFGVPYREDDPALDLDAVADATREALGEIEGQLAVEPGRYVVADTGVLLTRVNTVKDAPETVVAGTDAGMTALLRPAMYDAFHAVRNLGRGGDRPVDADRETVGVTVAGPVCETADLLCENRPLPRPARGDLLAVGNAGAYGYEMASTYNSRPRPAEVTLAGEVLRRRETLADVSRLDAPGDSTPHSHEGEP; this comes from the coding sequence ATGAGCGACGACGGCTCGCCCGCAGTCCGCCGGCTCGGCAACTGGGACGCCGAGGGCCTCCGCGCCCTCGCAGAGGAGCACGGCACGCCGCTGTACGTCTTCGACCCAGCGCGGGTCCGCGAGAACTGTCGGCGCCTCCGTGGGGCGTTCCCCGACGCCGAGGTCCAGTACGCCGCGAAGGCCCACACCGCCCGGCGAACCCTCGAAACCGTCCACGACGAGGGGCTGGCGGTCGAGTGTGCGTCGGCCGGGGAGGTCCGGCGCGCGCTCCGAGCCGGCGTCCCGGGCGAGGACGTGACCTACACCGCGGTCAATCCGCCCGCCGCGGACCTCGAGTACGTCGTCGGCGCGTGGCGGGACCACCCCGACCTGACGATCACCGCCGGCGCCGCTGACACGGTCGATCGGCTCGAAGAACGGGGGTTCGACGGCCGCCTTCGACTCCGGGTCAACCCCGGCGTGGGCGCCGGCCACCACGAGAAGGTGGTCACCGGCGGCCACCCGAAGTTCGGCGTCGGCCTCGACCGCGCGCCGGCACTCGCCGCCCGGATCGACGAGTCGTTCGCGTTCGCCGGTATCCACGCCCACGCCGGCTCGGGAATCTCCGGCGACGACCTCGCGGACCATCGTGAACTGGTGCGCCGGATGGGCGAACTGGCCCGCGACCTCGAAGCCGACGGGGTTCCGGTCGAAACCGTCGATGTAGGCGGCGGTTTCGGCGTTCCATACCGCGAGGACGACCCCGCGCTGGACCTCGACGCCGTCGCCGACGCGACCCGGGAGGCACTCGGGGAGATCGAGGGCCAGCTTGCCGTCGAGCCGGGGCGCTACGTCGTCGCCGACACGGGCGTCCTGCTGACGAGGGTGAACACCGTGAAGGACGCTCCGGAGACCGTCGTCGCGGGTACCGACGCCGGAATGACGGCGCTGCTGCGCCCGGCGATGTACGACGCCTTCCACGCCGTGCGGAACCTCGGCAGGGGTGGGGACCGCCCGGTCGACGCGGACCGCGAGACGGTTGGCGTCACCGTCGCCGGCCCGGTCTGTGAGACCGCGGACCTGCTCTGTGAGAACCGGCCGCTCCCTCGCCCCGCCCGTGGCGACCTGCTCGCGGTCGGCAACGCCGGCGCGTACGGCTACGAGATGGCGTCGACGTACAACAGTCGGCCCCGCCCTGCGGAGGTCACCCTCGCGGGTGAAGTCCTGCGCCGCCGCGAGACGCTCGCGGACGTGAGCCGCCTCGACGCGCCGGGAGACTCAACCCCGCACAGCCACGAGGGGGAACCATGA
- the dapF gene encoding diaminopimelate epimerase — MSVPFEKYDGAGNDFVVVDDEDWDSAVSEHASDGDADGSAEDTSPTASRAAFARIHCDREVGVADDGAARHGADGVLFLSLAEGSDTAEVTMTLVQPDGSIAEMCGNGARCVAAWAADRSGATTIDIDTPAGTRRAVVEGDEVAVEMGEPSFAPADVPLAGEEPLIDATLDELDGTPAAGLSVTAVNTGVPHAVVFVDDVDEIDIDAVAPPIRHAEAFPAGTNVTFASRTVDGAGFRQRTFERGVEGETRACGTGAVAVAAAAKRLARLPDGGRGDEWLTVSPPGGDLGVTVPPDGPARLRGPAEKRFAGELPAFDDDRIDGAGDEQ, encoded by the coding sequence ATGAGCGTCCCCTTCGAGAAGTACGACGGGGCCGGCAACGACTTCGTCGTGGTCGACGACGAGGACTGGGACTCGGCCGTTAGCGAGCACGCGAGCGACGGCGACGCCGACGGGTCGGCGGAGGACACCTCGCCAACCGCCAGCCGTGCGGCGTTCGCCCGCATCCACTGCGACCGCGAGGTCGGCGTCGCCGACGACGGTGCCGCCCGCCACGGCGCCGACGGCGTGCTGTTCCTCTCGCTGGCCGAGGGGAGCGACACCGCCGAAGTCACCATGACGCTCGTCCAACCGGACGGCTCCATCGCGGAGATGTGTGGCAACGGCGCCCGCTGTGTCGCCGCGTGGGCCGCCGACCGCTCGGGCGCGACGACCATCGACATCGACACCCCCGCCGGCACGCGCCGCGCGGTCGTCGAGGGTGACGAGGTCGCCGTCGAAATGGGCGAGCCCTCCTTCGCTCCCGCTGACGTGCCGCTCGCGGGCGAGGAGCCGCTGATCGACGCGACGCTGGACGAACTCGACGGCACGCCCGCCGCCGGGCTCTCGGTGACCGCCGTGAACACCGGTGTCCCACACGCGGTCGTCTTCGTCGACGACGTGGACGAGATCGACATCGACGCCGTTGCCCCGCCGATCCGCCACGCCGAGGCGTTCCCGGCGGGCACGAACGTCACCTTCGCCTCCCGAACTGTCGACGGCGCGGGGTTCCGCCAGCGCACCTTCGAGCGCGGTGTCGAGGGGGAGACGCGAGCCTGCGGGACCGGCGCCGTCGCCGTCGCTGCGGCCGCCAAGCGCCTCGCCCGACTCCCCGATGGCGGCAGGGGCGACGAGTGGCTCACCGTCTCGCCGCCCGGTGGGGACCTCGGGGTCACCGTGCCCCCGGATGGGCCAGCGAGGCTGCGCGGCCCTGCTGAGAAGCGCTTCGCCGGCGAACTCCCGGCGTTCGACGACGACCGGATCGACGGGGCGGGGGACGAGCAGTGA
- a CDS encoding M20/M25/M40 family metallo-hydrolase, whose amino-acid sequence MSFDPVSFLATAVRDDSTEDVRGTRDLLLDALRDGGHDPRVDAAGNVRASRGSGAPHLVFNTHIDTVAPHIPFERDGDRIRGRGSCDAKGPLAALLSAFLDAEWDGEGTLTLAVTPDEEVLSTGAHALMTGDVLPGGPGEAGAEVDPLPAADPPPDAYVVGEPTGLDACTAARGRFEGTIEVSGTAAHAASPESGVNAVSAAGRLLGALETFDTVDAHPQLGEATLVPTGIEGGESTNQVPAGCAITIDRRSVPPETAEGFRSALEAHLRDALDAADGAGSDADVSVSLTARETPFLEAFATDTGEPVVSAIADAAAAASVDAGLDERGETRPFGAATEASYFAPAPTVVFGPGHLADEDGAVAHAEREYVDVAAVRAAAAAVRTATEQLLGDGDHTAD is encoded by the coding sequence GTGAGCTTCGATCCCGTCTCCTTCCTCGCCACCGCGGTACGGGACGACTCCACCGAGGACGTACGCGGCACCCGCGACCTGCTGCTCGACGCACTGCGTGACGGGGGCCACGACCCGCGTGTCGACGCCGCCGGGAACGTCCGGGCCAGCCGGGGGTCGGGTGCGCCTCATCTCGTGTTCAACACCCACATCGACACGGTGGCGCCCCACATCCCCTTCGAGCGCGACGGCGACCGGATCCGCGGCCGCGGCTCCTGCGACGCGAAGGGGCCGCTCGCGGCGCTCCTCTCGGCGTTCCTCGACGCCGAGTGGGACGGCGAGGGAACGCTCACGCTCGCGGTCACGCCGGACGAGGAAGTGCTCTCGACCGGTGCTCACGCGCTGATGACCGGTGACGTCCTCCCCGGCGGGCCGGGCGAAGCCGGCGCCGAGGTCGACCCCCTGCCAGCAGCCGACCCCCCGCCCGACGCATACGTCGTCGGCGAACCGACCGGGCTCGACGCCTGTACCGCCGCCCGCGGGCGGTTCGAGGGGACTATCGAGGTCTCGGGGACCGCCGCCCACGCCGCCAGCCCCGAGTCGGGTGTCAACGCCGTCTCGGCCGCGGGCCGTCTACTCGGCGCGCTGGAGACCTTCGACACCGTCGACGCACACCCGCAGTTGGGCGAGGCGACGCTCGTCCCGACGGGGATCGAGGGTGGGGAGTCGACGAACCAAGTACCCGCGGGCTGTGCGATCACCATCGACCGCCGGAGCGTCCCGCCGGAAACGGCCGAGGGGTTCCGTTCGGCGCTCGAAGCGCACCTCCGGGACGCGCTCGACGCCGCGGACGGCGCCGGCAGCGACGCCGACGTGTCGGTCTCGCTGACGGCGCGGGAGACGCCGTTCCTCGAGGCGTTCGCCACCGACACCGGGGAGCCGGTCGTCTCGGCCATCGCCGACGCCGCCGCGGCCGCGAGCGTCGACGCGGGACTGGACGAACGCGGCGAAACACGGCCGTTCGGTGCGGCGACGGAGGCGTCCTACTTCGCGCCGGCGCCGACCGTCGTGTTCGGCCCGGGCCACCTCGCCGACGAGGACGGAGCGGTCGCCCACGCCGAACGCGAGTACGTCGACGTGGCCGCGGTCCGGGCCGCGGCCGCGGCGGTCCGAACCGCGACCGAGCAGTTGCTGGGGGACGGCGACCACACGGCGGACTGA
- a CDS encoding zinc ribbon domain-containing protein → MCPPTDDGPRAGDENGCPKCGHSETEIDEIATSGTGLSKMFDIQNRSFKVVTCANCGYSELYRGQSTGNMVDLFLG, encoded by the coding sequence ATGTGCCCTCCTACCGACGACGGCCCGCGAGCGGGTGACGAGAACGGCTGCCCGAAGTGTGGCCACTCCGAGACGGAGATCGACGAGATCGCCACCAGCGGCACCGGGCTCTCGAAGATGTTCGACATCCAGAACCGGAGTTTCAAGGTCGTTACCTGTGCGAACTGTGGCTACTCGGAGCTCTACCGCGGCCAGAGCACCGGGAACATGGTCGACCTGTTCCTCGGGTAG